AATATTTTTATAGATTAGGAAAACGCGGGGAGTGGGATTCGAACCCACGCTCTCATAAGAGAAACAGCTTAGCAGGCTGCCGCCTTACCTCTGGGCCATCCCCGCCCACAATCTCACTGGCTGAACCTCTCCTGAAGGTCGTTGGCTATCTGCTCCAGCATCTCTTCGAAGTCCTCGTTCTCAAAGGTGAATATTTCTCCGCTCGGTAGAATTATTTTCGCATAATATATATCGCCATCCTTAGATACCTCAACCTGAGCCAGTTCCTCTGTCATACCTATCAAGCCTTAAATGATTTGCCTATATTATACTTTTACGCAATTGTCCTCTGGCGTTCGAAACGATAATGATCGCGTTTATATCCCGATGTATATATACGATTGGATGAGATCCAAGGCCTATCTTATTCCGAGTAGCTTAGCCGATCAGGCCATAAGGGATCTTATGGCATCTGGTAGGATCAGGAAGGATCTGAAGATCCGCAAGATCGGGGATTATGTTGCGGTTCCAATATTCGATGAGGATACCTCATACAATTTCGAATCAAAGTATCTGGACTTTGAAAGCAGAAAGTACGCCAATGTGAAAGATATGATAAGGGATATCCTTTCTAGGGAGTATAGATACACAGGGTATATACCTGAAAAATGGGTGAGGTATGGAAACAGCCTCTTCCTTACCAGACCCGTTGGAGAATGTGTCTTTGAAGTTATGAAGCGTGTTCTAGGTATAGATTCGATATACGTCTATCATGGAATCACCTCGGCAGAAAGGATACCGGTTGTTGAATTTCTATACAGAAAGAGAGGCGAAGTTCTTCATATAGAAAATGGCATAAGGTATCTCTTCGATCCGGAGAAGGTTATGTTCTCTCCTGGAAACACCAACGAAAGAACGAGGATGCGCCTTCTGAAATTCCAGGATGAAAACGTGCTTGACATGTTCTGTGGCATAGGTTATTTCACTCTGCCCATTGCAAAATATGGCCAGCCGGAAAAAGTGTATGCCTGTGACATAAATCCATCGGCAGTTCATTATCTGGAGGAGAATGCTAGAATTAACCGTGTGGAAGAGAAAATAATACCGATCATCGGAGATTCAAGAGTCTCATGTCCCAAGGGCCCATTTGATTCCATAATCATGGGTAATTTCAAATCTCTGATGTTTTTACCCGCAGCACTCAAGCGATCGAAGGAAAACACAAGAATAATACTCCACCATCTTGTATCCCAGGAAAATCTTAGCAGATATAGATACGATATAATGCACTACACATCCACGATAGGCTATCTTTCATCGGTGGAGGAGTCC
This Thermoplasma sp. Kam2015 DNA region includes the following protein-coding sequences:
- a CDS encoding class I SAM-dependent methyltransferase family protein — its product is MRSKAYLIPSSLADQAIRDLMASGRIRKDLKIRKIGDYVAVPIFDEDTSYNFESKYLDFESRKYANVKDMIRDILSREYRYTGYIPEKWVRYGNSLFLTRPVGECVFEVMKRVLGIDSIYVYHGITSAERIPVVEFLYRKRGEVLHIENGIRYLFDPEKVMFSPGNTNERTRMRLLKFQDENVLDMFCGIGYFTLPIAKYGQPEKVYACDINPSAVHYLEENARINRVEEKIIPIIGDSRVSCPKGPFDSIIMGNFKSLMFLPAALKRSKENTRIILHHLVSQENLSRYRYDIMHYTSTIGYLSSVEESHIVKSYAPKMFHVSTTLRILRI